GCGTTTTGAGCAAGCGGCTTTTAAGTGGGTATTAAAACATACTCAGGTGGCTGGGTTGGTGATTAGCTTCCGCAAAACCCAAGAGCTGGACCTTTATTTAGGGGCCTCCGGCCAACCATTTGCCGGTGCCGATCAGCAAGCTCTAGATCACTACGCGGCACTCTATGGTCATCAATACTGCCGTACGGGTTGTAGTGATTGTGAAAGCAGTTGCAGTGCTGGTGTGCCTGTTGGGGAAATCCTCCGTCAACGGATGTATTTTGAGGATTATGGGGATGAGAAAAAGGCGATGCAGCTCTATAGCCAACTTCCCATCAATGCCGAAGCGTGTGTTCAATGTGAACAGGCTGCCTGTCGGGATCAGTGCAGCTATGGTCTACCCGTCCAGGCTTCGTTAAGTGCTGCGCATCGTATGTTGACCTTGGAGGGATAGAGTGGTGTCAGGGGCTCAGGGGGAGATACCGCAACCCGCTGGCTGGGTGCGCGCAGCTTTAATCGGTTTATTACCGCTCTTGGTAATGGGGATTTGGTGGCATGGTCAACGCCATGTTCCTGAGCGGGATAGCTCTTTTATGCAAAAGGGGCCGGAAACTCAGGTCCAACAAAGTAGCATCCCCAGCCAGCTGTTGCACATGTCCCGTTTGGGTGAGGTACGTCATTATAACGAAGCCAACCTTTATGAGTACATCAATGGTCATGCAGAAGCTTATATTTCAGCCGGTTTTGAACGTTTGCAGGTTGTAGAGTTTGCGGCAAAGGGGGTTGAACAACCGCAGATGGTGGTTGACCTATACCATATGGGGTCCGCCATACAGGCTTTTGGTATTTTGCAAGATGAGGTGGGTGAGCAGACCCGGTCCGTTACGGTTGGGGAGATGGGATATGCCTCTGATAACCAGCTGCTGTTTATTCGGGGTCCTTACTTTATCAAAGTAAACCGTTTTGAGCGCTCCGTGGACCTTCTGCAGGCTTCCACCCTGTTGGCAAATGCTTTGGAAGGGCAAGGGACGGCACTGCATTTTCCTTTTCCTGACTTTGGCCAAGCGCATAGCCTTCACTATATCCGCAGTGACTACCATGGGTTGGACTTTTTGAAGGGGGTGGTGGAGCGCAGTTTTGGTGAGAAAAAGCAGCGTTTTAAGGCTTTTCTTATGCGGCAGCCTCAGGACCTGCTTGATCAAACCATTCTCCACATGCAGCAGTTCTATGGGGCAGAGGAAATTCCGTTTCACGCCAGGCATTACCAGAAGATGCCTTATACGGT
The window above is part of the Magnetococcus sp. PR-3 genome. Proteins encoded here:
- a CDS encoding DUF6599 family protein, with amino-acid sequence MSGAQGEIPQPAGWVRAALIGLLPLLVMGIWWHGQRHVPERDSSFMQKGPETQVQQSSIPSQLLHMSRLGEVRHYNEANLYEYINGHAEAYISAGFERLQVVEFAAKGVEQPQMVVDLYHMGSAIQAFGILQDEVGEQTRSVTVGEMGYASDNQLLFIRGPYFIKVNRFERSVDLLQASTLLANALEGQGTALHFPFPDFGQAHSLHYIRSDYHGLDFLKGVVERSFGEKKQRFKAFLMRQPQDLLDQTILHMQQFYGAEEIPFHARHYQKMPYTVVEDPYEGSWFFVAFHDHFWGVWTEPSDLHLAALHRMWSKLQQGEPP